AAGCGGTTTGTCTTTTAATGTTATCAAAAAGGGCAAGTCTATTAAGAATCCTCAGACGGGCATGATGATAGAATTGCCGGGCAAAGAAGCGGCTACAATTAAAATTGTTCAGACATTGGGGAATACTCCTGAATCTGAAGTTTCAATAGCCTCATTATCAAGCGGAACAATAGATAATAATGATTTGGCCTCATATTATATAACTGATAAATAACAATGCTATGAAAAAAATAATTTTATTACTATTTGCGGTCATTATTGCATCATGTGGCCCTCACATGTACAGCACTAATTCTTCCGGAAAAGAGAATGAATCTTTCATAATCGTTTTGACTCAAGGGCCTAATTATAATGGTGTTACCTTGAACGTTGATGGCAAGGATTATATTATGGGTAAAGTGTATAAAACAAAGGCTGAACGCAAGGCGCATTCTGTTGTAGTAGCCCCTGGCAATCATAAAATTAAGGTAACTTACAAAGGTGAGACCCTTGTAGAACAAAATGTTATAATAGGGTTGCGTGAGACTAAAAAAATAATTTTGAGATGAAGAAAATCATTATAGTTGCAATATGTTCTATTGCTCTATTTTCATGTGGTACTTCAGCAAAATCTCTTTATACATGGAGCGGTTATAATGATGCCGTGTATGCCTATTCAAAAAAACATGATGACGCAAGCCTTAAAGAATTGATGTCGGTATGCGAAAATCTGATTAACAATCCGCTTGGGGCCAGAGGTGTTCCCGCGCCGGGGCTGTGTTCTGACTACGGATACTTGCTAATCCAAAGCGGTCAAGTTGACAAGGGCAAGTATTATCTTAAAAAAGAGATGGAATTATATCCGGAATCTAAACCATTTATTGATGGGTTTTTAAAGCGATTCGAATGATGAAAAAAATATTATACATCTTATTTGCAAGTGGAATCCTGTTTGCCGGGTGTACTCAATTGCCCTCTAAAGCTGTCACTTACAAAGGCATTTATGATGAGAGGCCGTTGTCAATTTTAATTATGCCTCCAATTAATAAGACAAATGAAGTGGAGGCAAAAGAATTATTCTACAGCTCCATTACAATGCCGTTATCTGAAAAGGGATATTATGTTATGTCGCCTCTTTTATCACTTGAATTTCTTAAAGAGCAAAGTGCTTATGATTCAGAAGAATTTGTGAATTCTTCTATGAAAAAGATTGGTGAAGTATTTGGTGTGGACGCGGTATTATTTACGACAATTAAAAAATGGCAAAAAAGTACTGTGGGCATGTCAATTTCCGTAACTATCAACTATGTTATTAAATCTGCCAAGACTGATGAAATCATTTTTGAACGGACGGGAAATATTACTTATTCGCCAAGCAACGGAAGCGGATTGGCTGGCCTTGTTGCAGATATTGTCTCTACTGCCTTAACCAAGAAAATTGATATTGGCAGAATTTGCAATGTATATACGTTATCCGATATGCCGGCCGGAAAGTATAATTCATTGTTTGGACGTGATGGCAGTTTAGAATCCGGCAAGAAAGATTTCTCCGTTACTGTAAATTAAAGGTATCGGTCATAGAAAAAAGAGCGTCTTTTCAGGCGCTCTTTTTTGTTTCCTGTACTCTTAGTTTTTCTACTTTTTCACAGATTTTACAGAATTATTCATTAGTCTTCTGCTGAATAATTCTTACCGTAATCCAGCTGCTGCTTTAAGAAATTATCATTGTATTTAACGATGTAATTAACTGTTTTGCCATTCTTTACAACAGGTACTATATCAGGATTTATGAATCCTTTATAAGGCTTAAGATTTAATGACTTGTAGCGCTCCAGCACCTCTTTGTGAAGGGCTGGGTCAATGTTGATTGCATATGTTTCAATTAAATTTTTACCCGCCTCATAATCTCCTTCAGATTTAATTCTCTGAATCTCTGCAAGAAGTTCTCCAAATAAATGGCGCAGCTTTACGTAATCATTAATTACAAAATAAGTTTTGCCGTTTTTGACTCTCTTCTCTATAACGTTATCTTTCAGACCTTTCTCATAGCACCATTGGGCAATAAGTTTTCTGTCCTGCATGTGAGCCTCTGTATTTTTCTTGCCAAGCTCTATTCTTGTAAATTGT
The window above is part of the Bacteroidales bacterium genome. Proteins encoded here:
- a CDS encoding DUF4810 domain-containing protein, with the translated sequence MKKIIIVAICSIALFSCGTSAKSLYTWSGYNDAVYAYSKKHDDASLKELMSVCENLINNPLGARGVPAPGLCSDYGYLLIQSGQVDKGKYYLKKEMELYPESKPFIDGFLKRFE
- a CDS encoding DUF799 domain-containing protein; amino-acid sequence: MMKKILYILFASGILFAGCTQLPSKAVTYKGIYDERPLSILIMPPINKTNEVEAKELFYSSITMPLSEKGYYVMSPLLSLEFLKEQSAYDSEEFVNSSMKKIGEVFGVDAVLFTTIKKWQKSTVGMSISVTINYVIKSAKTDEIIFERTGNITYSPSNGSGLAGLVADIVSTALTKKIDIGRICNVYTLSDMPAGKYNSLFGRDGSLESGKKDFSVTVN